Proteins found in one Lysinibacillus fusiformis genomic segment:
- a CDS encoding stalk domain-containing protein yields MKKLFIITSYLGFFILGGLTFTYFSTTEAASDMKKISVFQDPINYYVDKVEKVPPEGQSGFNYQGTIYVPMRFVAESLGEKVTWDGKTKSVYIGDVPQFTSLKDVKPIGGDEDHFFHNPSSIVISTGEKFERSYQLGGYHGGGAVQDHTVEYLANGNYKGFETNLAPIKKLSANSFGIGFLKIYADGKLVYDSGAIKDKVKVHVNLDGVSKVKFELEGSGLGILDPKFVQ; encoded by the coding sequence GTGAAAAAACTATTTATCATAACAAGTTACTTAGGGTTTTTTATATTAGGAGGTTTGACTTTTACGTACTTCTCCACTACGGAAGCAGCAAGTGACATGAAAAAGATCAGCGTGTTTCAGGATCCAATCAATTACTATGTAGATAAGGTTGAAAAAGTCCCACCAGAAGGTCAATCTGGATTTAATTATCAAGGCACGATTTATGTCCCAATGCGTTTCGTCGCGGAATCTTTAGGTGAAAAGGTAACGTGGGATGGTAAAACAAAATCGGTTTATATTGGTGATGTTCCTCAATTTACCTCTTTAAAAGATGTAAAACCTATTGGGGGTGATGAAGACCACTTCTTCCATAACCCAAGTTCTATCGTTATTAGTACAGGTGAAAAGTTCGAGCGGTCCTATCAACTTGGTGGTTATCATGGGGGAGGCGCTGTTCAAGACCATACAGTGGAATACTTAGCCAATGGAAATTACAAGGGATTTGAAACCAATTTGGCACCAATTAAAAAATTATCAGCTAACTCTTTCGGAATAGGTTTCTTGAAAATTTATGCAGATGGTAAATTGGTTTATGATAGTGGAGCAATCAAAGATAAGGTAAAGGTTCATGTTAATTTAGATGGAGTTTCAAAAGTGAAATTTGAACTTGAAGGTAGTGGTTTAGGTATATTAGATCCTAAATTTGTTCAATAA
- a CDS encoding SDR family oxidoreductase — protein MSKVHQALQNKVAVVTGGSGVLCSEMAKELARQGMRVAILNRTAQKGEAVVQSIKENGGEAINFSVDVLNKESLIAARQAILQQYGQIDVLINGAGGNHPDAITADEVYKEQSTTPNFFELTPNGFESVFSNNFTGTFLAAQVFGEALLKTKGTIINISSMSSYAPMTKVPAYSAAKAAINNFTQWMAVHFAEAGLRVNAIAPGFFITEQNRNLLLTEDGSLTARSEKIITATPQKRFGKPQDLLGTLLFLADDTYSAFVTGVTIPVDGGFMAYSGV, from the coding sequence GTGAGTAAGGTGCATCAAGCATTACAAAATAAAGTGGCTGTTGTAACAGGTGGTAGTGGTGTTCTTTGCTCAGAGATGGCGAAGGAATTGGCTAGGCAAGGTATGCGAGTTGCTATTTTAAATCGTACGGCGCAAAAAGGTGAAGCAGTCGTCCAATCGATTAAAGAAAATGGCGGAGAAGCAATTAATTTTTCTGTGGATGTTTTAAATAAAGAGTCATTAATAGCAGCGAGACAAGCAATATTACAGCAATATGGTCAAATTGATGTACTGATTAATGGAGCGGGCGGCAATCATCCAGATGCCATTACTGCTGATGAAGTATATAAAGAACAATCAACTACACCAAATTTCTTTGAATTAACGCCAAACGGTTTTGAAAGCGTATTCTCGAATAATTTTACAGGAACATTTTTAGCTGCCCAAGTTTTTGGCGAAGCATTGCTGAAAACGAAGGGGACGATAATCAATATTTCATCCATGAGCTCCTATGCTCCTATGACAAAAGTGCCTGCATATAGCGCGGCAAAGGCAGCGATTAATAACTTTACGCAATGGATGGCTGTGCATTTTGCAGAAGCAGGCTTACGTGTCAATGCCATTGCACCTGGATTTTTTATTACCGAACAAAACCGTAATCTATTGCTGACAGAAGATGGCTCACTAACAGCACGTTCAGAAAAAATCATTACAGCTACACCACAAAAACGTTTTGGAAAACCACAAGATTTATTAGGGACATTATTATTTTTAGCTGATGATACATACTCAGCATTTGTCACTGGCGTAACGATTCCTGTTGATGGTGGATTTATGGCATACTCAGGCGTTTAA
- a CDS encoding ABC transporter substrate-binding protein, whose protein sequence is MKKHREKRNILWGGSFLLLLMLILSACSSNGNASDVKEKENEKTAQSDVQAEESETTVQYTTITGEQVEIPADPKRVVYIGQTTGDFLAMDIPLVGNNLPQDPASYYGDKLEGIVDIGNPASLETILTLKPDLIINGYYKADPNLNEELSKIATTIPFNPALPYAERIKEMGNILSKQEEVTKIIAKFETQSKEMFDKLQLAEGETATVFYQLGKILYVMGDRNFGAIIYGENGFAVPPAVQKNIIDVEGVSFLEVSEEVLPEFSGDHLFVIVQEDEESEAEADRLLQSPVWGTLPAVKKGNVYVVPNEWNTDNLLALEQLYKKLPKWMHKQ, encoded by the coding sequence GTGAAGAAACATCGTGAAAAGCGAAATATACTATGGGGAGGGAGTTTCCTCCTGTTATTGATGTTGATATTATCGGCATGCAGTTCTAATGGCAACGCATCTGATGTGAAGGAAAAGGAAAACGAGAAAACAGCTCAATCTGATGTGCAAGCAGAGGAAAGTGAGACAACAGTTCAATATACAACGATTACAGGCGAACAGGTTGAAATACCTGCAGATCCAAAACGAGTGGTTTATATTGGTCAGACGACGGGTGATTTCTTAGCGATGGATATTCCCCTTGTTGGTAATAATCTTCCTCAAGATCCTGCTAGTTACTATGGAGATAAACTTGAAGGCATCGTTGATATTGGAAATCCTGCTAGCTTAGAGACGATTCTGACTTTAAAACCTGATCTGATTATTAATGGTTATTACAAGGCGGATCCAAATCTTAACGAAGAATTGTCAAAAATCGCTACTACGATTCCCTTCAACCCAGCTCTTCCTTATGCAGAACGTATAAAGGAGATGGGGAATATATTGAGTAAACAGGAAGAAGTAACGAAAATTATTGCTAAGTTTGAAACACAGTCTAAAGAAATGTTTGATAAGCTTCAATTAGCAGAAGGGGAGACCGCAACAGTATTCTACCAGTTAGGTAAAATACTTTATGTTATGGGCGATCGTAACTTTGGTGCCATTATATATGGAGAAAACGGTTTTGCTGTCCCACCAGCTGTACAGAAGAATATTATTGATGTAGAAGGGGTATCTTTCCTTGAGGTTTCCGAAGAGGTACTTCCAGAGTTTTCTGGTGATCATTTGTTTGTAATTGTACAAGAGGATGAGGAAAGTGAAGCAGAAGCTGATCGACTGCTACAAAGCCCAGTATGGGGAACTTTGCCTGCAGTCAAAAAGGGAAATGTTTATGTTGTTCCTAATGAATGGAACACAGATAATTTATTAGCTTTGGAGCAATTGTATAAAAAGTTACCAAAATGGATGCACAAACAGTAA
- a CDS encoding TraB/GumN family protein: MKKMMKRTSAALLGASLMLTTVVPVIHAEEQTPPLVPSISEWAIETLNEGEKYGIYSTEWYFDGFLQEISVDKVNELLALTEKKVASLGLAENKQYKPVSVKNDNTRGDIVKRLYNIVARYDLPVGTDAVQFMKEHNILQGSPNGLQLEKKATTQQAVLLAVRFIQSTYALAEQGSKGVAWIVEDEDTLVYLLGSIHLGTPDLYPFDKKLVTAFDESDALLVEANILDTEAPEYYSEKAMYTDGSTLKDAVAPETYAKLEQVAKLYDLPMDQLTVQKPWMLSSALSMLAMDDSFGMTPQEMAMHGIDIYFLLNAQLQQKPVIELEGTRAQVDMFEALSPEAQEQSLVAVLDSIINPSEENQSAVLQEWFTSWKQGNVEEFAKSFQAMEGTSSEFNEMLFGLRDEQMAKKIMNVLEEKEGKYFVVVGSGHFLIDKNIRYHLEKNGYKVKPFYQ; encoded by the coding sequence ATGAAAAAGATGATGAAACGAACGAGTGCGGCGTTGCTTGGTGCCTCATTGATGCTGACGACAGTTGTACCTGTGATTCATGCAGAAGAGCAAACACCACCCCTAGTACCATCGATTAGCGAATGGGCGATAGAAACATTAAATGAGGGCGAAAAATACGGAATTTACTCAACTGAATGGTATTTTGATGGCTTCCTTCAAGAAATTTCAGTGGATAAAGTAAATGAACTTCTAGCTTTAACGGAAAAGAAAGTTGCTTCTCTTGGGTTAGCTGAAAATAAGCAATATAAACCAGTGAGTGTGAAAAACGATAACACACGTGGTGATATTGTGAAGCGCTTGTATAATATCGTCGCGCGCTATGATTTACCTGTTGGTACAGATGCTGTTCAATTTATGAAAGAGCATAACATATTACAAGGCTCTCCAAATGGACTGCAGTTAGAGAAAAAGGCAACGACTCAACAGGCTGTATTATTAGCTGTCCGTTTTATTCAGAGTACATATGCACTTGCAGAGCAAGGATCTAAGGGGGTAGCCTGGATAGTAGAGGATGAGGATACACTTGTCTACTTATTAGGTTCTATTCATCTAGGAACACCAGACTTATATCCATTCGATAAAAAACTAGTAACGGCGTTCGATGAATCGGATGCGCTGTTAGTAGAGGCAAATATCTTGGATACGGAAGCACCTGAATACTATTCAGAAAAAGCAATGTATACAGATGGCTCAACATTGAAAGATGCTGTTGCACCAGAAACATATGCGAAGCTTGAACAAGTGGCAAAGCTTTATGATCTTCCGATGGACCAGCTGACAGTGCAAAAGCCGTGGATGCTTTCTAGTGCATTATCAATGCTTGCAATGGACGATTCCTTTGGTATGACACCACAAGAGATGGCAATGCACGGTATTGATATATACTTTTTATTGAATGCACAGTTGCAGCAAAAGCCAGTGATTGAATTAGAAGGTACAAGAGCACAGGTTGATATGTTTGAAGCATTATCACCAGAGGCACAGGAGCAGTCATTAGTCGCTGTGTTGGATAGTATCATTAATCCATCTGAAGAGAATCAATCCGCAGTTCTTCAAGAGTGGTTTACAAGCTGGAAGCAAGGAAATGTTGAAGAGTTTGCAAAAAGCTTCCAAGCAATGGAAGGTACATCGTCTGAATTTAATGAAATGCTATTTGGTCTACGTGATGAACAAATGGCAAAGAAAATCATGAATGTATTGGAAGAAAAAGAAGGTAAGTACTTTGTTGTTGTTGGTTCAGGTCACTTCTTAATCGATAAAAATATTCGCTATCATTTGGAGAAAAACGGCTACAAGGTAAAGCCATTTTATCAATAA
- the uxuA gene encoding mannonate dehydratase, with product MNMTFRWYGRGNDTVKLEDVKQIPNVKGIVWALHHLPAGEVWTKEAIQDEVDYIQSFGFHTDVVESVNVHEDIKLGLPTRDQYIENYKQSIRNLGEVGVKVICYNFMPVFDWTRTDLFHPLEDGSTALYFDKEKVMNLDPQELVNEVSASSDLTLPGWEPERLARLSELFEQYKEVDEAKLWDNLAYFLQAILPVAEEAGIQMAIHPDDPPYSIFGLPRIITGAESYEKLIKISDSMANGFTFCSGSMGADPQNDMVAIAEKYAYRAPFAHIRNVKIMENGSFFETSHFTSDGSIDIKNIVRTLNDQNYEGYVRPDHGRHIWGEQCRPGYGLYDRALGIMYLNGLWNAYENLKK from the coding sequence ATGAATATGACGTTTAGATGGTATGGTCGTGGCAATGATACAGTGAAATTAGAAGATGTGAAACAAATACCGAATGTAAAAGGAATTGTTTGGGCACTTCATCATTTACCAGCAGGAGAAGTATGGACTAAAGAGGCCATTCAAGATGAAGTTGATTATATACAGTCTTTTGGATTCCATACAGATGTTGTAGAAAGCGTCAATGTCCATGAAGATATTAAATTAGGATTGCCGACACGTGATCAATATATTGAAAACTATAAACAATCTATTCGCAACCTAGGCGAAGTGGGTGTCAAAGTCATTTGCTATAACTTCATGCCGGTATTTGATTGGACACGTACAGACTTATTCCATCCATTAGAAGATGGCTCAACGGCTCTCTATTTTGATAAGGAAAAGGTCATGAATTTAGATCCACAAGAACTGGTGAATGAAGTAAGCGCTTCTTCGGATTTAACACTTCCAGGATGGGAACCAGAACGATTAGCCCGCCTTTCAGAATTATTTGAGCAGTACAAAGAAGTAGATGAAGCCAAACTTTGGGACAACTTAGCTTACTTCTTACAAGCCATTTTACCAGTTGCAGAAGAAGCAGGTATTCAAATGGCGATTCATCCAGATGATCCACCGTATTCTATCTTTGGCTTACCGCGCATTATTACAGGAGCAGAAAGCTATGAAAAATTAATTAAAATCTCTGATTCCATGGCGAATGGTTTTACGTTCTGCTCAGGTTCAATGGGAGCAGACCCACAAAATGATATGGTAGCCATCGCTGAAAAATATGCATATCGTGCTCCGTTTGCCCATATCCGCAATGTCAAGATTATGGAAAATGGTAGTTTCTTTGAAACATCGCATTTTACTTCGGATGGTTCAATCGATATTAAAAATATTGTACGCACATTAAATGACCAAAACTATGAAGGCTATGTACGTCCAGATCATGGTCGTCATATTTGGGGAGAACAATGTCGTCCAGGCTACGGCTTATATGATCGAGCACTTGGCATTATGTATTTAAATGGTCTTTGGAATGCTTATGAAAATCTAAAGAAATAG
- a CDS encoding bifunctional 2-keto-4-hydroxyglutarate aldolase/2-keto-3-deoxy-6-phosphogluconate aldolase: MQKIEILKALSDAKVVAVIRGNSPEEATEISKGAITGGIRAIEITYTTPFVEETFKALRHSDAIIGAGTVLDVETARHAILNGAKFVVSPSYNAAIAKLCNRYSIPYLPGCMTITEMVTALEGGSDIIKLFPGNQFEPNFIKTVKGPLPHITIMPTGGVGLANMNEWLEAGAVAVGIGSDLNKAFAKDGYAGVVERAKAYIENLSN; the protein is encoded by the coding sequence ATGCAAAAAATCGAAATTTTGAAAGCGTTGTCAGATGCAAAAGTTGTAGCGGTCATTCGCGGAAATTCACCTGAAGAAGCGACAGAAATTTCAAAAGGGGCAATTACAGGTGGCATTCGAGCAATTGAAATAACGTATACAACACCTTTTGTTGAAGAAACCTTTAAAGCATTACGTCATAGCGATGCAATAATTGGAGCTGGGACAGTATTGGATGTTGAAACTGCACGCCACGCGATTTTAAATGGTGCAAAGTTTGTTGTTAGTCCGAGCTACAACGCTGCAATTGCAAAGCTTTGCAATCGCTATAGCATACCATATTTACCAGGCTGTATGACCATTACAGAGATGGTGACAGCACTTGAAGGTGGAAGTGACATTATTAAATTATTCCCAGGAAATCAATTTGAACCAAACTTTATTAAAACCGTTAAAGGGCCTCTGCCACATATCACAATTATGCCTACAGGCGGTGTTGGCTTGGCTAATATGAACGAGTGGTTAGAAGCAGGCGCAGTTGCAGTTGGGATTGGTAGTGATTTAAATAAAGCATTTGCAAAAGATGGATACGCAGGTGTAGTTGAACGTGCCAAAGCGTATATTGAAAATCTATCAAACTAG
- a CDS encoding sugar kinase: MKILRNKRIATIGDAMVVFNPSKTGPLRFVPSFERAVGGAELNFAIGVTRLDMEAKWISCIGDDEFGKLIYNFARGEGIDVSHVLRTPHIPTSIYFKEIREDGAGKSFYYRNPSPLLELTEDRIDESVLDDVDLLHISGVYLAVCEHNIQVALKLIALAKVKNIPISFDPNLRLKLWSIEDARAVYEKVYPSINLLLTGQDEFELLFEGRTVKDVQESYKIDEIIVKKGEQGATVYTANEQYEREAFSIRAIDTVGAGDAFDAAYVYSYLNGDDIVERLRLANGAGALVATIKGDNEGLPSLQELRQFIGDEKLIER; encoded by the coding sequence ATGAAAATATTGAGAAATAAACGAATTGCAACGATTGGGGATGCAATGGTCGTTTTTAATCCATCTAAGACAGGTCCTCTACGTTTCGTTCCTTCCTTTGAGCGAGCTGTGGGTGGTGCAGAATTAAATTTTGCGATAGGTGTTACACGTTTAGATATGGAAGCAAAATGGATTAGTTGTATTGGAGACGATGAATTTGGCAAGTTAATTTATAACTTTGCGCGTGGTGAAGGAATCGATGTATCACATGTCTTACGAACACCACATATTCCAACGTCTATCTACTTCAAGGAAATTCGGGAAGACGGTGCAGGTAAATCGTTTTATTACCGCAACCCATCACCATTACTTGAGCTGACAGAAGACCGTATAGATGAGTCAGTACTTGATGATGTGGACTTATTACATATTAGTGGCGTGTATTTAGCGGTATGTGAACATAACATTCAAGTTGCATTGAAATTGATTGCTTTAGCCAAAGTAAAAAATATTCCTATATCCTTTGATCCAAATTTACGTTTAAAACTATGGTCTATCGAAGATGCCCGAGCGGTATACGAAAAAGTGTACCCATCTATCAATCTTCTTTTAACAGGACAGGATGAATTTGAACTTTTATTTGAAGGGCGTACAGTTAAAGACGTTCAAGAGAGTTATAAAATAGATGAAATTATTGTGAAAAAAGGCGAACAAGGCGCCACGGTTTATACAGCTAATGAACAGTATGAACGAGAAGCCTTTTCCATTCGTGCCATTGATACAGTTGGAGCAGGGGATGCATTTGATGCAGCCTATGTCTATAGCTATTTAAATGGTGATGATATCGTAGAACGCCTCCGTTTGGCCAATGGGGCAGGAGCATTGGTAGCAACGATTAAAGGAGATAATGAAGGGCTCCCATCCTTGCAAGAATTAAGGCAATTTATCGGCGATGAAAAACTAATTGAGCGTTAG
- a CDS encoding zinc-binding alcohol dehydrogenase family protein: protein MKALQVIKPFEMALIDVAEPVITESTDVLVQTEYVGICGSDMHIYHGSNPLATLPRVPGHEVVGRVLEVGQEVQGLKAGDKVVVEPIRYCGECYACRKGQPNVCEQLSVFGVHEDGGMRERFVVAEKQLHKVADHTPLEEAVLIEPYTIGAQAVYRGELQAGETLLIQGAGPIGICILKMAKLMDARVMISDLDPAKLSFAKELGADEVVNVKEQDLLEAVNQWTDGVGVNVSIDAVCIPLTFKQSIDAVSVAGRVVVLSFGEEAIELAPLPITKKELSIKGSRLQTFQFENVVKLVDAGKLQHQGLITHTFSLHEAKAAFEFIEKNPNEVRKVILKVGE, encoded by the coding sequence ATGAAAGCACTACAAGTAATCAAACCTTTTGAAATGGCTTTAATTGACGTAGCAGAACCAGTGATAACAGAGTCAACAGATGTCCTAGTTCAAACAGAATATGTTGGTATTTGTGGCTCAGACATGCATATTTATCATGGCTCGAATCCATTAGCGACATTGCCTCGTGTACCTGGGCATGAAGTTGTTGGACGTGTGTTAGAGGTTGGCCAAGAGGTACAAGGGTTAAAAGCTGGTGACAAAGTTGTTGTCGAACCGATTCGTTATTGTGGTGAGTGCTATGCTTGCCGTAAAGGACAACCAAATGTCTGCGAACAGCTTTCCGTTTTTGGTGTTCATGAAGATGGCGGTATGCGTGAGCGCTTTGTTGTTGCTGAAAAGCAATTGCATAAAGTAGCAGACCACACTCCTTTAGAAGAGGCAGTCTTAATCGAACCCTATACAATTGGTGCACAAGCAGTATATCGTGGTGAATTACAGGCTGGTGAGACACTCTTGATTCAAGGAGCAGGGCCGATTGGCATTTGTATTTTAAAGATGGCTAAATTAATGGATGCACGTGTGATGATTTCTGATTTGGATCCAGCTAAGCTCTCATTCGCAAAAGAACTTGGTGCGGATGAAGTTGTCAATGTAAAAGAACAAGATTTATTAGAGGCTGTTAATCAATGGACAGATGGAGTAGGTGTCAATGTATCTATTGATGCGGTCTGTATTCCACTAACATTTAAGCAATCTATTGATGCTGTTTCAGTTGCTGGAAGAGTGGTAGTCCTTAGCTTTGGAGAGGAAGCCATTGAGCTTGCCCCTCTACCAATCACAAAAAAGGAATTATCGATCAAAGGATCACGTTTACAAACATTCCAATTTGAAAACGTAGTGAAGCTTGTTGATGCTGGAAAGCTACAGCATCAAGGATTAATTACACATACTTTCTCATTACATGAAGCAAAAGCAGCCTTTGAATTTATAGAAAAAAACCCAAATGAAGTACGTAAAGTTATTTTAAAAGTAGGTGAGTAA
- a CDS encoding MFS transporter, whose translation MKQQGIFGDGKTVVIVMLFLAGVINYLDRSALSIAAPFIQEDIHLTSTQLGIIFSSFSVGYAIFNFLGGMASDKFGAKLTLFVAMIVWSLFSGAMVLVVGFASLIIVRIVFGMAEGPLSSTINKMVNNWFPADKRASVVGLANSGTPLGGAIAGPIVGYIALAYGWKYSFIAIMILGFIWAIVWFKVVKEKPNKEDSVESMANLEIAAEDINHSRGLSYYLKQPTVLFTAFSFFAYNYILFFFLTWFPSYLVEARGMAVKDMSIVTVIPWILGFLGLAMSGIVSDFIYKRFMRKGVLFSRKVVLVTCLFLAAVSIGCAGIVTTTVSAVALVATSVFFLYLTGAIYWAIINDVVESKYVGSVGGFMHFLANTAGIIGPTLTGFLVDRTGTFSAAFLLAGGLAVIASLAVIKFVTPIVHKEIA comes from the coding sequence ATGAAACAACAAGGTATTTTTGGAGATGGCAAAACGGTTGTTATTGTCATGCTATTTTTAGCGGGTGTCATTAACTATTTAGACCGTTCAGCATTATCAATTGCAGCACCATTTATTCAAGAAGATATTCATCTAACGTCAACACAATTAGGGATTATCTTTAGTAGTTTCTCTGTTGGGTATGCCATTTTCAACTTCTTAGGTGGCATGGCTTCCGATAAATTTGGTGCCAAGTTAACGCTATTTGTAGCGATGATTGTATGGTCTTTATTCAGTGGAGCAATGGTATTAGTCGTTGGATTTGCTTCATTGATTATTGTTCGAATTGTATTTGGTATGGCGGAAGGACCATTGTCATCAACCATAAATAAAATGGTGAACAACTGGTTCCCTGCAGATAAGCGTGCTTCGGTAGTAGGGCTAGCCAATAGTGGTACACCACTTGGTGGTGCGATTGCAGGTCCAATTGTTGGTTATATTGCATTAGCATATGGCTGGAAATATTCATTTATTGCGATTATGATCCTTGGATTTATTTGGGCAATTGTATGGTTTAAAGTGGTAAAAGAAAAGCCGAACAAAGAAGACAGTGTAGAATCAATGGCAAACTTAGAGATTGCAGCAGAAGATATCAATCATAGTCGTGGTCTATCTTACTATTTAAAACAACCAACTGTATTATTTACAGCCTTTTCGTTCTTTGCCTATAACTATATCCTATTCTTTTTCTTAACTTGGTTCCCAAGCTATCTAGTAGAAGCTCGTGGAATGGCTGTAAAAGATATGAGTATAGTGACGGTTATTCCATGGATTTTAGGGTTCTTAGGTTTAGCAATGAGTGGAATTGTATCGGATTTCATTTATAAACGCTTTATGCGTAAGGGAGTTTTATTCTCTCGTAAAGTCGTTCTAGTTACATGTTTATTCTTAGCAGCTGTATCAATTGGCTGTGCAGGTATTGTAACAACAACAGTTAGTGCTGTTGCGCTTGTTGCTACCTCTGTTTTCTTCTTATATTTAACAGGTGCTATCTACTGGGCAATCATCAATGACGTGGTGGAATCTAAATATGTTGGATCTGTTGGTGGCTTTATGCACTTCCTTGCAAACACGGCAGGTATTATTGGACCAACTTTAACAGGTTTCCTGGTAGACAGAACAGGAACGTTCTCTGCGGCTTTCCTACTTGCAGGTGGTTTAGCGGTCATCGCTTCATTAGCAGTTATTAAATTTGTTACACCAATTGTTCATAAAGAAATAGCTTAA
- a CDS encoding AraC family transcriptional regulator: MNLAPLYIRLQQYDRFQIDQIMSASSYDEGINGNETNLCTLLIALSHDIRLYVDKMAIDLRQGSCILILPVQSYTVESSNKEAQFVRFTFETFKVEGMTLNRVAHPPLLCGYPYNLLFSQVKQVLGNEAWINNQLCSSLSTSEMALMQGRLQQILAMMVQLDEQANQLLNEEKIQLVQKTVQYIEQHYDEDLTVEQLANMAGMVRWQYSQKFKTLTGKKPTDYLTHLRINQAKELLRHTTDPLSKIARQIGFKDEYYFSRCFHKLTGSTPREYANIHLHTPERTVIDSLGRKVLVPTGATRIVTDGKFTLGELLVLGIAPIGAAISIMRDNVVYHNKLRNIHSIGDWVDPDKIAQLQPEFILLSYYPQDLQELDALAPTVVLDKKYRLFERLRYIAKLVERSKAAEKWITTYEDKVRLVRRQLADAYVAGETATVYLKFGAKFYVMCQTGLAASLYESLGFRPTPKVMHLIEQGQAWIEIQQHQINHYAGERNFILASPQELRTITHCPQIATLAELTPGKTHFVDFSWNHCDPITRERLLEVLPSIFKKKII, encoded by the coding sequence ATGAATCTAGCACCCCTATATATTAGGCTACAACAGTATGATCGATTTCAAATTGATCAGATCATGTCAGCCAGTAGCTACGATGAGGGAATAAATGGTAATGAAACAAATTTATGCACATTATTGATAGCACTCAGTCATGACATACGGCTGTATGTAGACAAAATGGCTATCGATCTACGACAAGGAAGCTGCATTCTAATTTTACCTGTACAAAGCTACACTGTAGAATCAAGTAACAAAGAGGCACAGTTTGTGCGTTTTACCTTTGAAACTTTTAAAGTAGAAGGAATGACTTTGAACCGGGTTGCCCATCCACCCTTGCTTTGTGGTTATCCCTATAATCTGTTATTTTCTCAAGTCAAGCAAGTATTAGGAAATGAAGCATGGATAAATAATCAACTTTGCTCCTCTCTATCCACATCAGAAATGGCGCTGATGCAAGGTAGACTTCAGCAGATACTAGCTATGATGGTCCAGTTAGATGAGCAAGCTAACCAGTTGCTGAACGAAGAAAAGATACAATTGGTTCAAAAAACTGTACAGTACATAGAGCAGCATTATGATGAGGACTTGACAGTAGAACAACTGGCTAACATGGCTGGAATGGTCAGATGGCAATATAGTCAAAAGTTTAAAACGTTGACTGGCAAAAAGCCGACTGATTATTTGACTCATTTACGTATAAATCAGGCAAAAGAACTTCTGCGTCATACCACCGATCCATTGAGCAAAATAGCTCGACAAATTGGGTTTAAAGATGAATACTATTTCAGTCGGTGCTTTCATAAATTAACTGGAAGCACCCCACGTGAATATGCAAATATTCATCTTCATACGCCAGAAAGAACAGTTATCGATTCACTGGGCAGAAAGGTTCTTGTTCCTACAGGTGCAACACGTATTGTGACTGATGGAAAATTTACACTTGGGGAATTACTCGTTCTAGGCATAGCCCCTATAGGAGCAGCCATCTCTATCATGAGAGATAATGTGGTTTATCACAATAAGTTGCGAAATATTCATAGTATCGGGGATTGGGTAGATCCAGATAAAATAGCACAGCTGCAGCCGGAGTTCATATTGCTTAGCTATTATCCGCAAGACTTGCAGGAACTGGATGCGCTTGCTCCAACTGTTGTACTGGATAAGAAGTATAGACTGTTCGAGCGGTTACGGTATATCGCTAAACTAGTTGAACGGAGTAAAGCGGCGGAAAAGTGGATTACTACATATGAAGACAAAGTAAGGCTAGTACGTAGGCAATTAGCAGATGCTTATGTTGCTGGAGAGACGGCTACTGTTTATCTCAAGTTTGGTGCAAAATTTTATGTTATGTGTCAGACCGGATTGGCTGCCAGCTTGTATGAATCGCTTGGCTTTCGTCCGACTCCCAAAGTGATGCACCTAATTGAGCAAGGACAAGCATGGATAGAAATTCAGCAGCATCAAATAAATCACTATGCTGGAGAACGTAATTTTATCTTGGCTTCTCCCCAAGAATTACGAACTATTACTCACTGTCCACAGATCGCCACTTTAGCCGAGTTAACTCCCGGTAAGACTCATTTCGTAGATTTTTCATGGAATCATTGTGATCCTATCACACGTGAACGGTTGTTAGAGGTGCTACCATCTATTTTTAAGAAGAAAATTATTTGA